Proteins encoded by one window of Methylovirgula ligni:
- a CDS encoding tautomerase family protein, with amino-acid sequence MPLIRIDAIAGRTEDEIKTLLDSAHRAMLAAFKVPERDRYQVYTEHLASHLIAQDTGLDIPRTQKFVLVTVTTRPRSRAEKEAFYKLLCQELWEHCAIATSDVMISLVQNTDEDWSFGNGRAQFLTGEL; translated from the coding sequence GTGCCGCTTATCCGTATCGACGCCATCGCCGGGCGCACAGAAGACGAGATCAAGACGCTGCTCGATTCCGCGCATCGCGCCATGCTTGCCGCGTTCAAGGTGCCGGAGCGCGACCGCTATCAGGTCTATACGGAGCACCTGGCCAGCCATCTCATCGCGCAGGATACCGGCCTCGACATTCCCCGCACGCAAAAATTCGTGCTCGTTACGGTGACGACGCGGCCGCGCTCGCGGGCCGAGAAAGAAGCCTTCTACAAATTGCTCTGTCAGGAGCTTTGGGAGCACTGCGCCATCGCGACCTCCGATGTGATGATCTCGCTCGTGCAGAACACGGATGAGGATTGGTCGTTCGGCAACGGCCGGGCGCAATTCCTGACCGGGGAACTCTAG
- a CDS encoding YeiH family protein, translating into MTSTTPDLDAPLSRRHAPTGRVRLTVLPGLLLTATIAATAFALHNLPGVAAFSPMILAILIGIAFHNLVGTPARAKAGVTFSLRRILRLAIILLGLQLTVAQVADVGAKGVSVIILTLLATFVFTKWLGGILGVDRKLAELIAAGTSICGASAVIATNTVTNARDEDVAYAVACVTVFGSIAMFVYPLLPGLLRLSPHAYGLWAGASIHEIAQVVAAAFQDGKAAGEFGTIAKLSRVMMLAPVIIGLGFLTRLRAGQAHHRAAAPIPWFVLGFVALVGLNSLIAMPAPLKSDIAMLTTFLLSMALAAMGLETDIRKLRAEGLRPLLLGLGSFLFIATFSLALVKMTT; encoded by the coding sequence ATGACGAGCACGACCCCGGATTTAGATGCGCCCCTGTCCCGGCGGCATGCGCCGACGGGCCGTGTTCGCCTCACGGTTCTTCCGGGTCTGCTTCTTACCGCGACGATCGCAGCGACGGCCTTTGCCTTGCACAATCTGCCCGGAGTTGCGGCGTTCAGCCCGATGATTCTGGCGATCCTCATCGGCATCGCCTTCCACAATCTCGTCGGCACACCGGCCCGGGCGAAAGCGGGCGTCACCTTCTCGTTGCGGCGGATTCTCCGCCTCGCCATTATTCTGCTCGGCCTTCAATTGACGGTCGCGCAGGTTGCGGACGTGGGTGCGAAGGGCGTCAGCGTGATCATCCTCACGCTCCTTGCCACATTCGTCTTCACCAAATGGCTCGGCGGGATTCTTGGCGTTGATCGGAAGCTGGCGGAACTCATCGCCGCCGGCACGTCGATTTGCGGTGCCTCCGCGGTGATCGCCACCAATACGGTGACCAACGCGCGTGACGAGGATGTGGCTTATGCTGTCGCCTGTGTAACCGTCTTCGGCTCGATCGCCATGTTCGTCTATCCGCTCCTGCCCGGCCTGTTGCGGCTTTCGCCGCACGCCTATGGCCTGTGGGCCGGCGCCTCGATCCATGAGATCGCGCAGGTCGTCGCGGCGGCGTTCCAGGATGGCAAGGCAGCTGGCGAATTCGGCACGATTGCCAAGCTCTCCCGCGTCATGATGCTGGCTCCGGTGATCATCGGCCTCGGTTTCCTGACGCGCCTGCGCGCAGGACAGGCGCACCACCGCGCCGCCGCGCCGATCCCCTGGTTCGTGCTCGGTTTTGTGGCGCTCGTCGGCCTCAACAGCCTCATAGCCATGCCCGCGCCGCTCAAGTCCGATATCGCGATGCTGACAACGTTTCTGTTGTCGATGGCTTTGGCCGCCATGGGGCTCGAGACCGACATTCGCAAGCTGCGCGCCGAGGGGCTGCGTCCCCTGCTCCTCGGACTCGGCTCGTTCCTCTTCATCGCCACTTTCAGCTTGGCTTTGGTGAAGATGACGACATGA
- a CDS encoding LysR family transcriptional regulator translates to MTLEQLRIFVAAAEREHVTQAARDLNLTQSAVSAAIHALEARYAVKLFDRVGRRIALTQTGNVFLKEARGVLLRAADAEAALADLAGLKSGSLSIAASQTIGNYWLPPLALKFRAAYPGIALNIRISTTPLVADLVREGLVDLGLVEAEVDDPALSAMPMPGDELVVVVSSALALPAKAKPEALLKNLPWVLREKGSATRAMFERALKGLGLAARELNIVLELPSNEAVRTAVVTGAGAAALSRLVVADTLVCGALKQLDVALPKRRFFALKHREREATRAAQAFFALLKDNATRKP, encoded by the coding sequence ATGACCCTGGAGCAGCTTCGCATCTTCGTTGCGGCAGCCGAACGCGAACATGTGACGCAGGCGGCGCGAGATCTCAATTTGACGCAATCCGCCGTCAGCGCCGCGATCCATGCGCTCGAAGCACGCTATGCGGTCAAATTGTTCGATCGTGTCGGTCGCCGGATCGCGCTGACTCAGACCGGGAATGTGTTTTTGAAGGAGGCGCGCGGCGTGCTTTTGCGCGCGGCGGATGCCGAAGCGGCACTTGCCGATCTCGCTGGGCTGAAGAGCGGCAGCCTTTCAATCGCTGCGAGCCAGACCATCGGCAATTATTGGCTGCCGCCGCTCGCCTTGAAATTTCGTGCGGCCTATCCCGGCATTGCGCTCAACATCCGGATCAGCACCACACCCCTCGTGGCCGATCTGGTGCGCGAGGGTCTTGTCGACCTCGGCCTCGTCGAGGCAGAGGTCGATGATCCCGCCTTGAGCGCGATGCCGATGCCCGGCGACGAACTGGTTGTCGTCGTGAGTTCGGCGCTGGCGCTGCCGGCGAAGGCCAAGCCGGAAGCGTTGCTCAAAAATCTGCCCTGGGTGCTGCGCGAAAAGGGATCGGCGACGCGGGCGATGTTCGAGCGGGCGCTGAAGGGCCTCGGCCTCGCGGCCAGGGAGCTCAATATCGTGCTCGAATTGCCGTCGAACGAGGCGGTGCGCACGGCGGTCGTCACGGGCGCTGGCGCGGCAGCCTTGTCGCGCCTCGTCGTCGCCGACACGCTGGTTTGCGGCGCATTGAAACAGCTCGACGTCGCTTTGCCGAAACGACGTTTCTTTGCGTTGAAACATCGCGAGCGCGAGGCCACGCGCGCCGCTCAGGCGTTCTTCGCTTTGCTCAAAGATAATGCAACGCGCAAGCCTTGA
- a CDS encoding GCG_CRPN prefix-to-repeats domain-containing protein, with amino-acid sequence MLKRVLALSIVAGFALVASQVEALPLSSLDGASAPHVTLVYGGCGAYGHRGPYGHCRAGGQAGGYWRGRPCPPGWHLGGGGRHCWRN; translated from the coding sequence ATGCTCAAAAGAGTTTTGGCGCTTTCGATAGTTGCCGGTTTTGCGTTGGTCGCGTCTCAGGTTGAAGCCCTGCCCTTGTCGTCGCTTGATGGCGCTTCGGCGCCGCACGTCACGCTCGTTTATGGCGGCTGCGGGGCTTATGGTCATCGCGGACCCTATGGCCATTGCCGCGCGGGCGGTCAGGCGGGCGGCTATTGGCGCGGTCGTCCGTGTCCTCCCGGCTGGCATCTCGGCGGTGGCGGACGGCATTGCTGGCGCAACTGA
- a CDS encoding glutamine amidotransferase, protein MKTAVAIRHVYFEDLGTLAPLLRSAGYSVTYVDVDNSALAALDPLAADLVVVLGGPLGVYQTDEYPFLLDEIRLLEARLAANRPTLGICLGSQLIAAALGAKVAPSGHSEIGFSRLALNAAGAESPLRHLADVDVLHWHGDTFAIPDGGTLLASTPLCAHQAFSRGPNVLALQFHPEPDAADLERWLIGYAGDLAGAKLDPRAFRKAAARHCPPLRSATAELLTEWLAGLKL, encoded by the coding sequence ATGAAAACCGCTGTCGCCATCCGGCACGTTTATTTCGAAGATCTCGGCACGCTCGCGCCGTTATTGCGGAGTGCCGGCTACAGTGTGACCTATGTCGATGTCGATAATAGCGCTCTCGCGGCGCTGGATCCGCTGGCGGCGGATCTCGTCGTCGTTCTGGGCGGTCCGCTCGGTGTCTATCAGACGGACGAATATCCCTTTCTTCTCGACGAGATTCGCCTGCTTGAAGCGCGGCTTGCGGCCAACCGGCCGACGCTCGGCATCTGCCTCGGTTCGCAACTGATTGCGGCGGCATTGGGCGCCAAGGTCGCCCCGTCCGGCCATAGCGAGATCGGCTTCTCGCGCCTTGCGCTGAACGCGGCCGGGGCCGAAAGCCCGTTGCGGCATCTCGCCGATGTCGACGTGCTGCACTGGCATGGCGACACATTCGCGATTCCCGATGGCGGGACGCTGCTAGCCTCGACACCGCTGTGCGCGCATCAGGCATTTTCGCGCGGTCCCAATGTTCTCGCCCTGCAATTCCATCCCGAGCCGGATGCGGCGGACCTGGAGCGCTGGCTTATCGGCTATGCCGGCGATCTCGCCGGCGCCAAACTCGATCCGCGGGCGTTCCGCAAGGCGGCGGCGCGCCATTGCCCGCCGCTGCGGAGCGCGACGGCGGAGTTGCTGACCGAATGGCTCGCCGGCCTGAAACTTTGA
- a CDS encoding DUF6496 domain-containing protein: MAQHESKAQKNTVGRVMHEYKHGELESSRGGKVKSRKQAVAIALSEAGASKSESPQKNREHLHKTKEKERHGQTAQAQKEGRLKH, translated from the coding sequence ATGGCGCAACACGAGAGCAAGGCCCAGAAAAACACCGTCGGCCGTGTCATGCACGAATACAAGCACGGCGAACTGGAATCGAGCCGCGGCGGCAAGGTGAAGAGCCGCAAACAGGCGGTCGCCATCGCCCTGAGCGAGGCGGGCGCCTCGAAATCCGAAAGCCCGCAGAAAAACCGCGAGCATCTCCACAAGACCAAGGAAAAGGAACGCCACGGCCAGACGGCCCAGGCGCAGAAGGAAGGCCGTCTAAAGCATTAG
- a CDS encoding ATP-dependent helicase: MSAPDSFEEAGHGYEPPALRPGGIAARARVGGARYLEGLNPEQREAVETLDGPLLVLAGAGTGKTRVLTARMAHILASGRAFPGQILAVTFTNKAAREMKERIATLVGAAAEGMPWLGTFHAISTKILRRHAELVGLKSSFTIIDTDDQIRLLKQVLQAENIDDKRWPARTLAYQIDNWKNRGLDPAHVPAGEAAAFADGKGAKLYHVYQDRLKVLNAADFGDLLLESLRLFRENPDVLKQYQDRFRYMLVDEYQDTNTVQYLWLKLLAQGRNNICCVGDDDQSIYGWRGADVDNILRFEKDFPGAKIIRLERNYRSTAHILDVAAGLIAHNQGRLGKTLFTDGEKGDKPTVSGVWDSEEEARTVGEEIEQLQHKGVRLDEIAILVRASFQMREFEERFITLGLPYRVIGGPRFYERAEIRDALAYLRITAQPDDDLAFERIINVPKRGLGDASIQLLHDHARRERISLTRAARSMIETEELKPKQRQSLRDFLADLDRWSAQIEQKPQGELAETILEESGYTDMWQKDRTAEAAGRLENLKELVRAMEEFPSLAAFLEHISLVMDTDSQDAGPRVSIMTLHAAKGLEFETVFLPGWEEGLFPHQRSLDDQGRAGLEEERRLAYVGLTRAKRRAKIYFATNRRIRGLWQTTIPSRFLDELPEAHVEVVDSASGRSYGNYAQSRFANMDTYRSSYTTPGWQRAQRRNAEEQSEAKGGAWRDSSARRGPLTIEGELVAKSSATSSFDKGARVFHIKFGPGTVAAVDGNKLTVDFDKAGRKMVLESFVQAA, from the coding sequence TTGAGCGCCCCCGACAGTTTTGAAGAAGCAGGACATGGCTACGAGCCGCCGGCGTTGCGGCCGGGCGGCATCGCCGCGCGTGCTCGGGTGGGTGGTGCCCGCTACCTTGAAGGGCTGAACCCCGAACAGCGCGAGGCGGTCGAGACGCTGGATGGGCCGCTTCTGGTGCTCGCCGGGGCTGGCACCGGCAAGACGCGCGTGCTCACCGCCCGCATGGCCCATATTCTCGCCTCGGGCCGTGCCTTCCCTGGCCAGATTCTCGCCGTCACCTTCACCAACAAGGCGGCGCGGGAGATGAAGGAACGTATCGCCACGCTGGTCGGCGCCGCGGCCGAGGGCATGCCCTGGCTCGGCACGTTCCACGCGATCTCGACCAAAATCCTGCGCCGCCACGCCGAGCTTGTCGGGCTCAAGAGCTCCTTCACCATCATCGACACCGACGATCAGATCCGGCTGCTGAAACAGGTGCTGCAGGCGGAGAATATCGACGACAAGCGCTGGCCGGCGCGCACGCTCGCCTATCAGATCGACAATTGGAAGAATCGCGGCCTCGATCCCGCGCATGTGCCGGCGGGGGAGGCGGCGGCTTTCGCCGACGGCAAGGGCGCCAAGCTCTATCACGTCTATCAAGATCGGCTGAAGGTGCTGAACGCCGCCGATTTCGGCGATCTCCTGCTCGAAAGCCTGCGGCTCTTCCGCGAAAATCCCGACGTGCTGAAGCAATATCAGGATCGCTTCCGCTACATGCTCGTCGACGAATATCAGGACACCAACACGGTCCAGTATCTGTGGCTGAAGCTGCTGGCGCAGGGCCGCAACAATATCTGCTGCGTCGGCGATGACGACCAGTCGATCTATGGCTGGCGCGGCGCCGATGTCGACAACATCCTGCGCTTCGAGAAGGATTTTCCGGGCGCGAAGATCATAAGACTTGAGCGCAATTACCGCTCGACGGCGCATATTCTCGATGTCGCCGCGGGCCTCATCGCGCATAATCAGGGGCGGCTCGGCAAGACGCTCTTCACCGATGGCGAGAAGGGCGACAAGCCCACTGTCTCCGGCGTCTGGGATTCGGAAGAGGAGGCGCGCACGGTCGGCGAGGAGATCGAGCAGCTTCAGCATAAAGGCGTGCGGCTCGACGAGATCGCAATTCTTGTGCGCGCGTCATTCCAGATGCGCGAATTCGAGGAGCGGTTCATCACGCTCGGCCTGCCCTATCGCGTCATCGGCGGCCCGCGCTTCTATGAGCGCGCCGAAATCCGCGACGCGCTCGCCTATCTGCGGATTACCGCCCAGCCGGACGACGATCTTGCCTTCGAGCGCATCATCAACGTGCCGAAGCGCGGCCTCGGCGACGCCAGTATTCAGCTCCTGCACGATCATGCGCGGCGCGAGCGCATTTCGCTGACGCGGGCGGCGCGCAGCATGATCGAAACGGAGGAATTGAAGCCGAAGCAGCGTCAGTCCTTGCGCGACTTCCTCGCCGATCTCGACCGCTGGTCGGCGCAGATCGAGCAGAAGCCGCAGGGCGAACTGGCCGAGACCATATTGGAAGAATCCGGCTACACCGATATGTGGCAGAAGGACCGCACGGCCGAGGCCGCGGGCCGGCTCGAAAACCTGAAAGAGCTTGTACGCGCGATGGAGGAGTTTCCCAGCCTCGCCGCCTTCCTCGAGCATATTTCGCTGGTCATGGACACCGACAGCCAGGATGCCGGCCCGCGCGTCTCGATCATGACACTGCATGCCGCCAAGGGCCTCGAATTCGAGACGGTGTTCCTTCCCGGCTGGGAGGAAGGCCTGTTCCCGCACCAGCGTTCGCTCGACGACCAGGGCCGCGCCGGGCTCGAGGAAGAGCGCCGCCTCGCCTATGTCGGGCTCACGCGCGCCAAGCGGCGGGCGAAAATCTACTTCGCCACCAACCGGCGTATCCGCGGTCTGTGGCAGACGACGATCCCCTCGCGCTTTCTCGACGAATTGCCGGAGGCGCATGTCGAGGTCGTCGATTCGGCGTCAGGCCGCAGCTACGGCAATTATGCGCAATCGCGCTTCGCCAATATGGATACCTATCGCTCCTCCTATACGACGCCCGGCTGGCAGCGCGCGCAGCGCCGCAATGCCGAAGAGCAAAGCGAGGCGAAGGGCGGGGCTTGGCGCGACAGTTCCGCGCGCCGCGGCCCGCTGACGATCGAGGGCGAACTGGTCGCGAAGTCCTCCGCGACCTCATCCTTCGACAAGGGCGCGCGGGTGTTTCACATCAAGTTCGGACCAGGCACCGTCGCCGCCGTCGATGGCAACAAGCTTACGGTCGATTTCGACAAGGCCGGCCGCAAGATGGTGCTAGAAAGCTTCGTCCAGGCGGCGTGA
- a CDS encoding methyl-accepting chemotaxis protein: protein MFRRLSQKQHEAPSQVAPDEDHFAEIIEALAGTGDTAPLLDGRFGRALVRLVQTARIGNLDHLGLIATLSKEASETAVNTIWISHDAREMTRAARAISGAVEELATSTKAIADNSAESATLATQAADAMTRCAVDSQAASDAMTVIERRAGDIDDRLNVLEAAVAQIGAMAGQIEAIAERTNMLALNATIEAARAGDAGRGFAVVAEEVKALSRQTGGVTEDIYKRLHALASETALIRAAAGDSLTAVGEGLGIVRSVAAQVASGGIAMADVAHRVRCLAEHLARQRAATAEIAESTSAIAGKISKTETEVGAIDTRLTGCEAMSEQCFDAAPTLAGFARIPADAASFKHRLAAILIGAQPPQITAQWLNRDSLDASLQNFPGLRDGGRAERVAQGAAEAGSLGGAVAAAVARKDWNDATRLYRSCETALGEVIADAVLLLQAAKDAA from the coding sequence ATGTTCCGGCGTCTCAGCCAGAAGCAGCATGAGGCGCCGTCGCAAGTTGCGCCGGACGAGGATCATTTTGCCGAAATCATCGAGGCGCTGGCGGGGACGGGCGACACGGCGCCATTGCTGGACGGACGCTTCGGCCGTGCCTTGGTGCGCCTCGTCCAAACGGCACGGATCGGCAATCTCGATCACCTCGGTCTGATCGCGACGCTCTCGAAGGAAGCCTCAGAGACGGCCGTCAACACGATTTGGATCTCGCACGACGCGCGCGAAATGACGCGCGCGGCCCGGGCGATTTCGGGCGCGGTGGAAGAACTCGCGACCTCGACCAAAGCCATCGCCGACAATTCGGCCGAAAGCGCGACGCTCGCCACGCAAGCGGCGGACGCGATGACACGATGCGCAGTCGACAGCCAGGCGGCGAGCGATGCGATGACCGTGATCGAGCGCCGCGCCGGCGACATCGATGATCGCCTCAATGTTCTCGAAGCCGCCGTGGCGCAAATCGGCGCGATGGCCGGCCAGATCGAAGCCATCGCCGAGCGGACCAACATGCTCGCGCTCAATGCGACGATCGAAGCGGCGCGCGCGGGCGATGCCGGCCGCGGCTTTGCGGTCGTCGCCGAAGAAGTGAAGGCGCTATCGCGTCAGACCGGCGGCGTGACCGAGGACATTTACAAACGCCTGCACGCCCTGGCGTCGGAGACGGCCCTCATTCGCGCTGCTGCCGGCGACAGCCTGACCGCCGTCGGAGAGGGCCTTGGCATCGTCCGCAGCGTCGCCGCGCAGGTCGCCAGCGGGGGGATCGCGATGGCCGATGTCGCCCACCGGGTGCGCTGTCTTGCCGAACATCTGGCCCGCCAGCGCGCCGCGACCGCCGAGATCGCCGAAAGCACCTCCGCCATCGCCGGCAAAATCAGCAAGACCGAGACTGAGGTCGGCGCGATCGATACACGACTGACCGGCTGCGAGGCCATGTCGGAACAATGTTTCGACGCGGCGCCGACGCTGGCTGGCTTCGCGCGCATCCCGGCCGATGCCGCGAGCTTCAAGCATCGGCTCGCCGCGATCCTGATTGGCGCCCAACCGCCGCAGATCACAGCGCAATGGCTGAATCGCGATTCTCTCGACGCCAGCCTGCAGAATTTTCCCGGGCTTCGCGACGGGGGGCGCGCTGAACGCGTCGCGCAAGGTGCGGCCGAGGCCGGAAGCCTGGGAGGCGCCGTGGCTGCCGCGGTCGCGCGGAAGGATTGGAACGATGCGACGCGACTTTACCGAAGCTGCGAAACCGCGTTGGGCGAGGTCATCGCCGACGCTGTGCTTCTCCTCCAGGCCGCCAAAGATGCAGCGTAA
- a CDS encoding TetR/AcrR family transcriptional regulator: MKRNWKHGGPFGERRGYHHGGLKDALVEAARALMAEHGPSGFTLSEAAKRVGVTAAAPYRHFADRQDLMGELARRGFDLFGERLAGAWDEGRPEPRAALQRMGRAYLNFATAEPGLYSAMFENARGLRGAAAGFIATKAFEGLSRAAAGVILGGGGDPAEIRRLALELWALAHGTAMLTLAGHFNPASGDDPAAILDRGAEALITAALRKK, encoded by the coding sequence ATGAAACGCAATTGGAAACACGGCGGTCCGTTCGGCGAGCGGCGCGGCTATCATCATGGCGGCCTCAAGGACGCCCTCGTGGAGGCGGCCCGCGCCCTGATGGCCGAGCATGGGCCGAGCGGTTTCACTCTGTCCGAGGCGGCCAAGCGCGTCGGCGTCACGGCGGCGGCGCCCTACCGGCATTTCGCCGACCGGCAGGATCTGATGGGCGAACTTGCCCGCCGCGGCTTCGATCTTTTCGGTGAGCGGCTGGCCGGCGCCTGGGACGAAGGCCGGCCCGAGCCGCGTGCCGCCTTGCAGCGCATGGGCCGCGCCTATCTCAACTTCGCCACGGCCGAGCCCGGCCTCTACAGCGCGATGTTCGAAAATGCCAGAGGTCTGCGCGGGGCTGCGGCGGGCTTCATCGCCACCAAGGCTTTCGAGGGTCTGAGCCGCGCCGCGGCCGGCGTCATTCTCGGGGGCGGCGGCGATCCAGCCGAAATCCGCCGCCTGGCGCTCGAACTGTGGGCGCTGGCGCATGGCACGGCGATGCTGACCCTCGCCGGCCATTTCAATCCAGCGTCAGGAGATGATCCCGCCGCGATCCTCGACCGCGGCGCGGAGGCCCTGATCACCGCGGCACTTCGAAAAAAATAG
- a CDS encoding DUF2852 domain-containing protein, with protein MEIVAMVLGFILFWPIGLAILIAKIWQKNRAYAGDLPGFVSAQVQQKFREKWEQKMRRHGLRRQDFYNWSVGEGRGFGGPPWQWRPATTGNLAFDEWREAELTRIEAEREKLRAAEQEFSSFVENLRRAKDREEFERFLAQRNAQPPQSGAPNPPAS; from the coding sequence ATGGAAATCGTCGCGATGGTTCTCGGCTTCATTCTCTTCTGGCCGATCGGGCTTGCCATCCTCATCGCCAAGATCTGGCAGAAGAACCGCGCCTATGCCGGCGATCTGCCGGGCTTCGTCAGCGCGCAGGTGCAGCAGAAATTCCGCGAAAAATGGGAGCAGAAAATGCGCCGTCACGGTTTGCGCCGTCAGGATTTCTACAATTGGTCGGTTGGCGAGGGACGCGGCTTCGGCGGGCCGCCCTGGCAGTGGCGTCCGGCGACGACCGGCAATCTGGCTTTCGACGAATGGCGCGAAGCCGAACTCACGCGCATCGAGGCCGAGCGCGAGAAGCTGCGTGCTGCCGAGCAGGAGTTCTCGAGCTTTGTCGAGAACCTGCGCCGCGCCAAGGATCGCGAGGAGTTCGAGCGCTTCCTGGCGCAGCGCAATGCGCAGCCGCCGCAGTCTGGTGCACCCAATCCGCCGGCAAGCTGA
- a CDS encoding DUF3617 domain-containing protein, whose protein sequence is MRVTFAMTAALVSIFATAAAADDYPPRKPGLWEVSVHNPSIPDVAMKMCIDAATDQLFHQFSSDVRSKHCSKNDIKTAGSTVTADSDCTMGGTKVTTIATTVYTGDTAYHVDIKSHFDPPKLGQSDVDITQDAKWTGDCPADMKPGDFDMGHGIRVNIKTIRFLKSLLPGGGGNSQ, encoded by the coding sequence ATGCGCGTGACATTCGCAATGACGGCGGCGCTGGTTTCGATCTTTGCGACGGCCGCCGCGGCCGACGATTATCCGCCACGCAAGCCCGGCCTCTGGGAAGTCAGCGTGCACAATCCCTCGATTCCCGACGTCGCCATGAAAATGTGCATCGACGCCGCGACCGATCAATTGTTCCACCAGTTCAGCAGCGATGTGCGTTCCAAACATTGCAGCAAGAACGACATCAAGACGGCCGGCAGCACCGTGACGGCGGACAGCGACTGCACGATGGGCGGGACCAAAGTGACGACGATCGCCACCACGGTGTACACGGGCGATACCGCCTATCATGTCGACATCAAATCGCATTTCGACCCGCCGAAGCTTGGCCAGAGCGATGTCGACATTACTCAAGATGCCAAATGGACCGGCGACTGCCCCGCGGACATGAAGCCCGGCGATTTCGACATGGGCCACGGCATCCGGGTCAACATCAAGACGATCAGGTTTCTGAAGTCGTTGCTGCCGGGCGGCGGCGGAAACAGCCAGTAA
- the arfB gene encoding alternative ribosome rescue aminoacyl-tRNA hydrolase ArfB has protein sequence MPTIAIAKNVSIDESELEYSFARASGPGGQNVNKVETAVHLRFDVRRSPSLEDDIKRRLEKLAGSRLTLDGIVIISAQRFRTQEANRRDALTRLCALIAKAAVRPRRRIATRPTLASQKRRVEAKQRRGTIKKLRNVQPD, from the coding sequence ATGCCGACAATCGCCATCGCCAAAAATGTTTCGATCGACGAGAGCGAGCTCGAATATTCCTTCGCGCGCGCTTCCGGCCCCGGCGGCCAGAATGTCAACAAGGTCGAAACGGCGGTGCATCTGCGCTTCGATGTGCGCCGCTCGCCCTCGCTCGAGGACGATATCAAGCGGCGGCTCGAAAAGCTCGCCGGGAGCCGGCTGACGCTCGACGGCATCGTCATCATTTCCGCGCAGAGATTTCGCACGCAGGAAGCCAACCGGCGGGATGCGCTTACGCGCCTTTGCGCGCTGATCGCCAAGGCGGCGGTGCGGCCCAGGCGCCGCATCGCAACACGGCCGACGCTGGCGTCGCAGAAACGCCGCGTCGAGGCCAAGCAAAGGCGGGGCACCATCAAGAAGCTGCGTAACGTCCAGCCGGACTAG
- a CDS encoding CorA family divalent cation transporter: MDDTPAAPSALSAAGQTLPGQTLPGLVWAFRIHADGTPEALPIDQPIDTVSEDGWLWLHFNLADARACALLPKFEDLPAEAAVALTAPDGTQQLHVDDNCVYGVFADLIADIDGATQHFGYLHFAMTDRVLISARRRAMSAAESARQALDRGRKLHRVASLFELIVDHVADSIDKYSDELDEDMDEIEDELWQRASRDQRERLAKARKAAVHLHRQMQGLLALFERVGPKLDSAPPPDLRVKTNILMQRLENLDRDIIAMRERAHMLQEEVALKIAEDTNRSLYLLTIITTFFLPASLVAGIFGMNVKNLPFTEISSGFFWSMVILVGASLAILVIMQRMRILLR; this comes from the coding sequence ATGGATGACACGCCCGCCGCCCCGTCTGCGCTTTCGGCCGCAGGCCAAACCCTGCCTGGCCAAACCTTGCCCGGACTCGTCTGGGCGTTTCGCATCCATGCCGACGGCACGCCCGAGGCGCTGCCGATAGACCAGCCGATCGACACCGTCAGCGAGGACGGCTGGCTATGGCTGCACTTCAACCTCGCCGACGCCCGCGCCTGCGCCCTGTTGCCCAAGTTCGAGGATTTGCCGGCCGAGGCGGCGGTGGCGCTGACGGCCCCCGACGGCACCCAGCAGCTCCATGTCGACGACAATTGCGTCTATGGCGTTTTCGCCGATCTCATCGCCGATATCGACGGCGCCACGCAGCATTTCGGCTATCTGCACTTCGCCATGACCGACAGAGTGCTGATCAGCGCGCGGCGGCGGGCGATGAGCGCCGCGGAAAGCGCGCGCCAGGCGCTCGACCGCGGCCGCAAGCTGCATCGCGTCGCCTCGCTGTTCGAGCTGATCGTCGATCACGTGGCCGACTCGATCGACAAATATTCCGATGAACTCGATGAAGATATGGACGAGATCGAGGACGAGCTGTGGCAACGCGCCTCCAGGGACCAGCGCGAGCGCCTCGCCAAGGCGCGCAAGGCTGCCGTGCATCTGCACCGCCAGATGCAGGGCCTGCTGGCCCTGTTCGAGCGTGTCGGCCCCAAGCTCGACAGCGCGCCGCCACCGGATTTGCGCGTCAAGACCAACATCCTGATGCAGCGGCTCGAAAACCTTGATCGCGACATCATCGCCATGCGCGAACGCGCCCACATGCTGCAGGAGGAGGTCGCGCTCAAGATCGCCGAGGACACCAACCGCAGCCTCTATCTGCTGACGATCATCACCACTTTCTTCCTGCCGGCCAGCCTCGTCGCCGGCATATTCGGCATGAACGTGAAGAACCTGCCCTTTACCGAGATCAGCAGCGGCTTTTTCTGGTCGATGGTGATTCTGGTCGGCGCTTCGCTCGCGATTCTGGTCATCATGCAGCGTATGCGGATTCTCTTGCGCTAG